The Panicum hallii strain FIL2 chromosome 5, PHallii_v3.1, whole genome shotgun sequence genome contains the following window.
tctggccccatTCTCTTgtacagggtccgattcgcaagtttATCGTGACtgccttccaagcccatcttgctccatggcccacttctagCCCGGTCAGATTATGGCCATAACAGGTGCAGAGGAGAGGCCAGCGGTGGCCGCTGCCGGCCGCTGGAGAGCTAGGGTTTTGGGAGGGGAGCGGAGAGCGGAGAGAGAGACAAGAAGGCGAGGCGTCGGGGAGGCGAGTGGAAGGAGCCGGAGGCTAGGGTTTCAAGTGCTGAGGGAGGTCGATCCGGCAGGGCATATATGCCCCCCTCCCAACGGCTAGTGGGCTGGGCCAACGGCTCGCAGGCTGGGGGGGGGGGCAACGGACCAACGCCTATAGCAGGCTGGGAAACCGAGCCGTCATCGGGCTTGGCCATTAGTTGGGCTGTGCCTAGGCCAGTACTATAGGCTAGGGTGGCGGCCTAGGCACGGCCTGCTCCATCGTGCCGGGCCGGCCCGGGCACGATTGCCATCATGCCAGGCCGGGCTCGAACTGGGCTTTTTTAGGCCAGGTTTCGTGCCGCCCGTTTGGCCCATCCCAGGTGGCCAACTATAGGTGGACGGCGTGGGGAGAGTCTTGAGGAAATTAGGGGTCACTAGGTGCTGGCTAGATGGGTACGCAGGATAGAGGGATGAAGGAGGGAGATGGGAAGGGAGCCAGACCACCATGACCTTGCTGCTCTCGGGGCAGTTCATGGCGATACCTGCGAGCGAAGGAGATGAAACAGATACTGAATCTTAATGCTGGTGGGTGCCTCGGTCTCGGATGGGACCCATCTGATATTTATAACAAGTATTAGACATGCTGCATTGAGCATTTCCATTGATGCTATCGCGGCTGGAATGCGTCCGAAAAATTAAGCGTTATCGAACGCTTGATGTATAGCATTACCGAAAAAATACTCGAGTAGAGGCAGTCACACAGGGTGGGAATGGGCCGTCAACAAAATATGGGGTAAATAGAGAATAAGGGTCTGTTTAAATGTTGTGATTTTAGAAAACTATAGTATCAAGAAACTGTAGTTTTATAAGTTAAAAGATGTGTAAAATCACAGCTTAGAAAAAAGATCTGGATTGGAGTTTTTTAAACTCCAAAAAACTACAATTTCAATGATACTATATTTTTAAAACTACAAAGCTTGTTACATCCACACACACCTTTAAGCTTCTATAAACTAAAATATTTTATAAAACTATAGTATTTATCTAAAACTCCAAAAATACTTTGTATCGAACACGCCCTAACATTTTTACCGGTTTCTCTTCTCCCCACGGAATCTTCCCCCGCATCCCTTGCCTTCACGAGATCCTCCTCGATgccgccgaggcggcggcggcgagcgccccCCACCAAACCGCAGCCGGAGGAGCCACCAGGCGCCGACGCGCCGTTGGAGGAGCGCCTGGCATGGGAAAGCCACCAAGAAAGTACGGCACCCTAAACCCCTCCCCACTCCCTCCTTCCCCATCTATGCCAGCGGAATGCTCTAAATTTCCCCTCTTAATTGATGCGCCTTGCAAACATATCATGCGGCCGTAGTTTCTGTAATTTGGGCAAGATTAGGATGCGAAGGATTTCGTTGCTCTCAAGTATACTGCGCTAGATGTACCAGTTGATCAAGCGGAATGGGTGGTTCACTTGCCCTGTTTCTCGGGAGCTCTTATTGGCAGCAACAATCCACTTCCACAGCTAATTTGGTTAGCTGTTCGAGTTCTTAGATGGAAGAATCGTATGAATCTAACAAAAATTATGTGAAACTACCATAATGAATGGCATCAGAAAACCTGATGGTGGGTTAACTGTTGAAAGTAATTCTGTTTTAGCAGATTCAGAATAGTGGCTTCAAATTATGATTCATGATTCATTAAACCCTGCTGAGCCGCTATTGTTGAAGGCCAATGGAATGTACTGTTCATCGCATTTGGTAGTCTCATGCAATGATTATGATTCAAATTGCTAATCCAGGGGTCCAATAAACAGGTGAACGCCAGATTACTGCCATCAAAGCAATAAAAAAAGCAGAGGCTGGGGACATATGTTCTTGGTTGCAATTGGTGCGGTCCTACTTATCCAAGGAGCAGCTAGAGGCAAATGCCTTGGAATATTTTCAGGAGAACTTGCCCAATTTATCAGCTGTCCCTAATGAAAAATATGATGTGCTTGAGCTGAAATGGAATGGCGGTGACAGATGCATAATTGGAGACTTTGTAGATGACAAGAATCTGCAAGCTTCAATCGCATCATTGCCAAATGCTGGTGGCCTTCAGTGCCCTGGTATTTCAGGTTAGACCATGTCATCTACCTActaattgtttatttacttgATGAGAAGTAACCAGTAGCAACGTGCTTAAATCATTTTATCACCACATATGTAGTTGGAAAGGATTTCTATGGGCACATTAGCAGTTTCAGTGATTTTGTAAGTATTTCTGTGTGTCCGGACACCAGATGTTTCTGCTTTACCCTTCACCACTCTTATCAGTGTATGTTGCTATGAAGGCTTGTAGTGAGCAGCTACCTGAAGGCCAAAGGGCAGGAGCAGATGCTTTTCAGACTCCTGGGGTATGCATTTTTCCTCTTTGTGGTTTACAGACCTGGTAACACATTGTATTACTTTAATTTGTACTTCCGCAGTACGCATCATGTCTGCTCCAAGTGGATGAGTTGCTTCTGGATTCCCTTGCAATCTCACCTTTTGAGTTTAAACATAATCCTTCAACAGGTTGTGAGTAACCAGCTGTCCTTCGGCATGACACCCAAAACCGTAAGGTTACCCAAGAATGGTGAGATGCTCCTGTCTGTGCATGGTTCACCTGTTGGGGTATACAAAGAAGAAAATTTAGAAGTTATTCAGGGTATCCATCCCTTTTTTCCTCCTTACTTTCCTTTATCATAAGCGCCATTTGGTGTTTTCCCGTTGTCTAACCATTTTtctcttccagaatctggtaaTGGAACTGAAGACGCTCCCAGCTAACGCACTAGGTAGGTATTGCTAGTAAGAAAGTTGTGTGATTGGTTCATCACTACGTTTACACTCCTATCTCTTGATTGCTATTTACACTGCAGGATGTTACCAGCCCTGGAGTCCTTGACAATAACCTAAGTGCTGCTAATCAAGAGTTTGACACTGACAATTTCAAGTATCGCGAATCGCTCGGTCTTGAATGTTTATACAGGCAGGAAATGATGTGGGGTTCAATCCTTTTTTTCAGTTCCTTTCTTCATCTTTCTTCCTTGAATCTTTACGAAACAGGGGTGCCAACTCCTTTTGTGTGCAGAAGATAAACTGGGAAAGAACCCTGACCCTAATGATCCAGGTATCTGGACGCGCCCCGGCTTTGATGTATTTAGTTAACTCCGTAAATTTGATGGATCACGTTTCAGGGTGCCGTCTTTATTCAGCTGAAATGGTGTATCAAGTGCGTGGGCACTGTTCTTGTTGGCATTTCTGTCCGGCCAGGATGTCAGCAAAAACTCAGTCGAACAAGAGTTGCTTTGTGTAGCTCTAGCCTGTTGACTCACAAGTGTTTATGGTTTACGAATGCATATCATTTCCGCCACCTCTTGCATCCTGTGTGTAATAGTTGCGAGATGTTAAAAGTGAAAGCTTAATTAGCAGGAGGCCTTAATCTGTTTGTGGCAGCATGACCTAGCCAATGCATATATGGCCTCACATACTCTGCTGGCACCTCCCCACTCCAACTAACCAAACCATGCCTGTCAGTCTGTCACTCAGCCGTCACGCGCACACATAATCCAATCCGCGTCGGCTGGCCGACCACGAACCAACTGGATTAGTTCCCGCGTAATCAGCTCTAATCCCATGTGTAAACCTACCAGAAGATACCACTGCCACCGCACCAATTCGCTCCGCTTGAAATTAAATCAAATCCACATCAACCTCTCGTGCCGGCGCCTCCTCCTttttcttgttttttttttgaaaggtcctccttttgcttgttggaattaagaaaagagagaagagaaaaaaatcTTTCATTCTTTGAGCAAAAAATTCTCACGGTCACGGCAACTGGCAGTATTTCAACACACGGCCGTTGACAAAACCGCGCGCTTGGATGCTTAGTCTAGTCTGCCGTTTCCATCCCAAATTCCCAACCCAGCAGACATTCCCAACCACCAaagccgcctccgcctccctcCATTTCTTGTCTGCTTCGTCCCCCCAACCGTCGCTGAGCCCCCTACTAATCGCCAAGAAGctctcctcctctgcctccacCGCCAAGAACCCACCCAGTTGGTGGTATCCGCCATGGATCGGTCCAAGTCGTACGCGGGGGGGCGCATGCAGATCGAGCCGtactacggcggcggcggcggaggcgcgcggccggACTTCCGGTCCTACTCGTACAGCGCCGGCGGAGCTGGTGGCGGGATGGGGATGTCGTCGTACTCGTACCAGTACGagtacggcggcggcgcggcggcggacggggaCCTGAAGCGGAGCAAGTCGTCGAAGCGGCGGTGGCTGGCGCTGGGGGACCCGGACATGGAGCGCaagcggcgggtggcggcgtACAAGGCGTACGCCGTGGAGGGCAAGGTGAAGGGCTCCTTCCGCAAGAGCTTCAAGTGGATCAAGGACCGGTACCTCCACCTCGTCTACGGATGGTCATGAAGCAACTCACTTCTTCGATCATGTCAAGTCTCTAGTTTTGGCTGCCTTCTTCGATTCTCCCTCTCTGTTCGTTCCTTCTTGCTTGCTTCGACCATGGTGAGTACGATCGAGTACATATTAAGAAACAGTATACATAAACGCTGCTTCGATTTTTCCTCCTCCTTTTTCCAGGGCTTTGGTAGATGTTGTTCTTGATCGATGATGATACCAAGCAGTCGAGTGTTATAtccaaaaaaagagaaagaaaaagtcGAGTGTTTGATGGATGATGTAACCTAATGAAGGGGATGTTGTTTCAAATTGTTCTTGGATgaatcgatcgatcgatcgatcgatgatTGATGGATGGATGGTGGCACGTGCTTGGTCGTTGCTGCGATCGTTTCAGTCTTTCTCAGTGTTCTAGCTGGGTTTAGATGTAAAAAGCTCTTTGATTTAATTTGTCCAACCTTTTCTGGTCAATTATTGCGCGCTGATGCGATTAGCTTTGCGTGCGTGGATCGAGTAGCTGGCGTGCGTGGAGGGGCCAAGGAAATTGAAACTTTGTCTTTCATGGATGCATCGGTTGGCGATCGATGACACAAGCGAGCAtgcctctcctctgtttttttttGACGAGTTCTTGGCACAAGTCTTCAGCGTTACTATGCCCAGATACATTACGATTAATTCGGCGAGTGTGCACCCGTCGTCTCAGCTACTAACAAGTATGGATTGTGACTTCGTTTTGTTAGTTTTCTGCGTCCACTAGCTGAACGTACACGTAATCGAGCTTACGCGAATTTTTTTTTGTGAGTCTGAATTAAATTTTTTGAAAAGGAAGTCTGAATGAAATACAGAAGGTTGCGGAATAGTTTGCGGTGTCTCACTCTACCTTTCGTCTGTATGATCAACCAGAGGAGGTTTAATTCCTCAACATAACAACAACAAAATGTAGGGGCTTCGCACAAATCTCGAGCAAATTTGAATTCTGCCAACAATAAATCCACCATCGGTCCATCCTTGCATAGTTGCATGCATGTATCAGTGAGTGATGATGGTGCA
Protein-coding sequences here:
- the LOC112894559 gene encoding uncharacterized protein LOC112894559 isoform X1, with protein sequence MPPRRRRRAPPTKPQPEEPPGADAPLEERLAWESHQESERQITAIKAIKKAEAGDICSWLQLVRSYLSKEQLEANALEYFQENLPNLSAVPNEKYDVLELKWNGGDRCIIGDFVDDKNLQASIASLPNAGGLQCPGISVGKDFYGHISSFSDFACSEQLPEGQRAGADAFQTPGVVSNQLSFGMTPKTVRLPKNGEMLLSVHGSPVGVYKEENLEVIQESGNGTEDAPS
- the LOC112894559 gene encoding uncharacterized protein LOC112894559 isoform X2; this encodes MPPRRRRRAPPTKPQPEEPPGADAPLEERLAWESHQESERQITAIKAIKKAEAGDICSWLQLVRSYLSKEQLEANALEYFQENLPNLSAVPNEKYDVLELKWNGGDRCIIGDFVDDKNLQASIASLPNAGGLQCPGISVGKDFYGHISSFSDFACSEQLPEGQRAGADAFQTPGNLVMELKTLPANALGCYQPWSP
- the LOC112896008 gene encoding uncharacterized protein LOC112896008 — protein: MDRSKSYAGGRMQIEPYYGGGGGGARPDFRSYSYSAGGAGGGMGMSSYSYQYEYGGGAAADGDLKRSKSSKRRWLALGDPDMERKRRVAAYKAYAVEGKVKGSFRKSFKWIKDRYLHLVYGWS